In Leptolyngbya sp. NIES-2104, the genomic window TCAAGCTGGCAGCGGGTGGCGCAACGCGCCAGGCGATTCAAACTGCACCAGACGACCAGTTTGTGGTTGCGATCCAATTTGGCAAAGGCAAAAAACTCTTTCACTATCCACTCTCCGCACTTCGCCCTTCGATCACGGCTGAAACGGCTGGGCAGTTTGGGTTTGACTATGGGCAGTTTTTGCGGTTCACCAAAATTCCTCACACAGAGCGGCAACGGTTGCTGAGAACCTTTAAAGCGCAGGCAATGGATGTGCTCCTTAGATACGGCTTTGAGATTGAACGAAGTTTGAATAGTTTGGAGCATCCTGATCTCTTTTGGCAGCCAGCCGTTCCGCTAGATCAAACTCCACTGCTGTTTGGTCAAGGGGTAACGGGTGTTCGAGGACGCATTCTGCATGGACTCTCAACGGGCGGCGTTTACAATCGTCATCCCAATTTTCATCCTGGTATCATTCGGATTGCTGCCCTCAAGTTGTGTGATGGTAGTGTAAATGCCTTCTTGGAGGCGGTTCAGCAACGGTTGAGGCGCTATGGCTTTGAAAGCGAAATCATCGATCGTAAAGCATTGTCGGTTGCCGATCTCAGTGCTGCTGAAGCAAGGGCTGCGTTGGAAAAGGCTGTTAATAAGCTGATTACGGTTCCGGTTGATATTGTATTGACGTTTTTGCCACAGGGCGATCGCGAAGCCGATGGTGATGACGGTGGTAGCCTTTATCATCTCGTGTACTCACTGCTCCTGCGCCGCAATATTGCCAGTCAAGTCATTTACGATGACACATTAACCGGGGTTGAACACGGACAAATCCTCAACCAAGTGGTTCCAGGGGTATTGGCAAAGTTGGGAAATTTGCCTTTTATCCTGGCGGAACCCTTGGAAATTGCCGATTATTTTATTGGGTTAGACATCTCGCGATCGCCAAAAGTTAGGCTTGCTGGAACCCTGAATGCCTGTGCCAGTATTCGCCTCTACGGTAAACAAGGCGAGTTTATTCGCTACGTTTTGGAGGATGCGCTGCTGGAAGGAGAAGAAATTCCTCAGCGGCTGCTAGAACGCCTGCTGCCAGCAACGTTGGAAGGCAAAACAGTCTTAATTTATCGCGATGGACGATTTTGCGGTCAGGAGATACCGCACCTGTTGGAGCGAGCAAGGGCGATTCAAGCAAGGTTCATTTTAGTAGAGTGCCGAAAATCCGGCATTCCACGGCTATACAACTTGAATCAGAGAACCTTGGTTGCGCCCTTACAAGGATTAGCCTTACGGCTATCTTCGCGTGAAGCTGTACTCGTGACAACGCAAGTCTCTGAGCGAGTCGGGTTAGCGCGTCCCCTGCGTTTGAC contains:
- a CDS encoding Piwi domain-containing protein, whose amino-acid sequence is MTAISTAPAQDLVFLSEVFPLLIARPNLAGYEVIPEIDQETGNRLSFHLSQKLEAATVIWHERRLWLLTPSQRPRPTLSQCQAALSITQQDLPDLSDQSLRLQEDNAAIATSTVLSKLAFQILRIRRPFRPILVTAIAGLTVNRKVKFWAETIELQGQARPALALAVQTEIAFAGSLADFYASNPGSPEDVLIGLPVQDFDLGGSGSIVRLVGTLREHRDRLLKLAAGGATRQAIQTAPDDQFVVAIQFGKGKKLFHYPLSALRPSITAETAGQFGFDYGQFLRFTKIPHTERQRLLRTFKAQAMDVLLRYGFEIERSLNSLEHPDLFWQPAVPLDQTPLLFGQGVTGVRGRILHGLSTGGVYNRHPNFHPGIIRIAALKLCDGSVNAFLEAVQQRLRRYGFESEIIDRKALSVADLSAAEARAALEKAVNKLITVPVDIVLTFLPQGDREADGDDGGSLYHLVYSLLLRRNIASQVIYDDTLTGVEHGQILNQVVPGVLAKLGNLPFILAEPLEIADYFIGLDISRSPKVRLAGTLNACASIRLYGKQGEFIRYVLEDALLEGEEIPQRLLERLLPATLEGKTVLIYRDGRFCGQEIPHLLERARAIQARFILVECRKSGIPRLYNLNQRTLVAPLQGLALRLSSREAVLVTTQVSERVGLARPLRLTVHEAGEPAPIEQVVETTLKLTLLHHGALKAPRLPMPIYGADRVAGLRLQGIYPSSLLEGDRQFWL